From a single Pasteurella atlantica genomic region:
- a CDS encoding ATP-dependent DNA helicase — protein MKLEQKIIESFDANGVLSKNIKGFSPRDAQSKMAKLVGVAITYKNSVVVEAGTGTGKTFAYLVPALLSKKKTIISTGSKNLQDQLFNRDLPTIQKALNYTGKIALLKGRANYLCLDRLDQLIAMGVAGDRSVLADLSKVRKWQTATKTGDLTECISIAEDSPILPQLVSTTDNCLGSDCPQFKECYVVKARQKAMSSDIVVVNHHLFCADMAVKETGFGELIPEAELVIFDEAHQLPDIASQYFGKSLTSRQLLDICKDSNIVYRTELKDAKQLGTASDHLQKVIQDFRLLLGGTTVKGNLRELFQNQQVTDGLNKLVENIEFLSEVVKKSLGRSDTLDKIFERLAEVKNFLKAISDTSVTGYCYWYEGNGRYFGLHITPLTVADKFGDRLNLQKIGWVFTSATLEVGGKFDHFCQRLGIESAHKMILQSPFDYQKQSLLCVPRYLPATNRNNTLSELGKMLQPVIEANKGRCFLLCTSYFMMRGLADFLRENSNLNVLLQGETSKSELLEQFTKKKHSVLVATQSFWEGIDVRGDALSLVIIDKLPFSSPDEPLLKARMEDCQLQGGNPFNDIQIPEAVITLKQGVGRLIRDIKDRGVILICDSRLVNRQYGATFLKSLPRSKRTRDLQKVVNFLKDKR, from the coding sequence ATGAAATTAGAACAAAAAATTATTGAATCCTTTGATGCCAATGGTGTGTTAAGCAAAAATATCAAAGGATTTTCTCCTCGTGATGCCCAATCTAAAATGGCAAAATTAGTGGGGGTGGCGATCACTTATAAAAATTCTGTGGTGGTAGAAGCTGGCACTGGAACAGGTAAAACTTTTGCTTATTTAGTCCCTGCTCTACTTTCCAAAAAGAAAACCATTATTTCTACAGGATCAAAAAATCTACAAGATCAACTTTTTAATCGAGATCTACCGACTATTCAAAAAGCCTTAAATTACACAGGAAAAATTGCGTTATTAAAAGGGCGAGCCAATTATTTATGTTTAGATCGTTTAGATCAACTAATTGCAATGGGGGTGGCTGGAGATCGCTCTGTTTTAGCTGATTTATCTAAAGTTCGTAAATGGCAAACTGCAACAAAAACAGGCGATTTAACAGAATGTATTAGTATTGCAGAAGACAGCCCGATTTTACCACAATTGGTAAGCACCACCGATAATTGTTTAGGTTCTGACTGCCCTCAATTTAAAGAATGTTATGTCGTCAAAGCTCGTCAAAAAGCAATGAGTTCCGATATTGTCGTCGTTAATCACCATTTATTTTGTGCAGATATGGCAGTAAAGGAAACAGGGTTTGGTGAGCTTATTCCTGAAGCAGAATTAGTTATTTTTGATGAAGCTCATCAACTGCCAGATATTGCTAGTCAATATTTTGGAAAATCCCTCACTTCTCGCCAATTACTCGATATTTGCAAAGATAGCAATATTGTTTATCGTACTGAATTAAAAGATGCCAAACAGCTTGGTACTGCCTCTGATCATTTACAAAAAGTGATTCAAGATTTCCGTTTATTACTGGGTGGCACGACAGTAAAAGGAAATTTAAGAGAATTATTTCAAAATCAACAAGTTACAGACGGACTTAATAAACTGGTTGAAAATATTGAATTTCTAAGTGAAGTAGTCAAAAAATCCCTAGGACGTTCAGACACCTTAGATAAAATTTTTGAGCGTTTAGCCGAAGTAAAAAACTTTCTTAAAGCGATATCTGATACTTCCGTTACTGGATACTGTTACTGGTATGAAGGAAATGGACGTTATTTTGGGTTACATATTACCCCTCTAACGGTGGCAGATAAATTTGGGGATCGACTTAATCTACAAAAAATTGGCTGGGTCTTTACCTCTGCAACCTTAGAGGTAGGGGGAAAATTTGACCATTTTTGCCAACGTTTAGGAATTGAAAGTGCCCATAAAATGATTTTACAAAGTCCTTTTGATTATCAAAAACAATCATTACTTTGTGTTCCTCGCTACTTGCCTGCAACCAATCGTAATAATACCCTTTCTGAATTAGGGAAAATGTTACAACCTGTGATTGAAGCCAACAAGGGGCGTTGTTTTTTACTTTGCACCTCTTATTTTATGATGCGAGGATTAGCCGATTTCCTACGAGAAAACAGTAACCTTAATGTGTTATTACAAGGTGAAACCAGCAAAAGTGAATTACTTGAACAATTTACGAAAAAGAAACATAGCGTATTAGTCGCCACTCAAAGTTTTTGGGAAGGCATTGATGTACGAGGAGATGCCCTTTCTCTTGTTATTATTGATAAACTCCCCTTTAGCTCCCCTGATGAGCCATTATTAAAAGCGCGAATGGAAGATTGCCAATTACAAGGAGGCAATCCTTTCAATGATATACAAATTCCAGAAGCCGTCATCACCTTAAAACAAGGGGTTGGACGACTTATTCGAGATATCAAAGACCGAGGGGTTATCTTAATTTGTGATTCTCGTTTAGTAAACCGCCAATATGGTGCAACCTTTTTAAAAAGTTTACCTAGATCAAAAAGAACACGAGATCTTCAAAAAGTCGTTAATTTTTTAAAAGATAAGCGGTAA
- a CDS encoding LrgB family protein: protein MANIYLYYYVFLTIIVFILSLKLSQKINITLLSPFLIGLTVLAIILITTKIPYQDYYQGNEILVKLLNISIVALAYPFYEQLSQIRRYWKSILIIVIFATTFSMLTGVVFTLLLGGDTAILASVLPKSVTTPIAVAISKEINGEPAITAVGVTVAGLIGSSFGLTILNWCNIKNPKAIGLGMGAVSHALGTARSLEVSLKMGSFSSISLVLCGVLSSLFAPFVMKIILLFIN from the coding sequence ATGGCTAATATTTATCTCTATTATTATGTATTTCTAACCATTATTGTTTTTATACTCAGTTTAAAATTAAGTCAAAAAATTAACATCACTCTGCTCAGCCCTTTTTTGATTGGTTTAACCGTTTTGGCAATAATTTTGATTACCACAAAAATACCTTATCAAGATTATTATCAAGGTAATGAAATTTTAGTGAAATTACTCAATATTTCCATTGTGGCATTAGCCTACCCTTTTTATGAACAGCTTTCGCAAATTCGACGTTATTGGAAAAGTATTTTGATCATTGTGATTTTTGCGACGACTTTTTCAATGCTCACAGGTGTAGTCTTTACGTTATTACTAGGCGGCGATACTGCCATTCTCGCCTCTGTATTACCAAAATCTGTGACAACACCCATTGCCGTTGCCATTTCTAAAGAAATCAACGGTGAACCTGCGATTACCGCTGTTGGAGTCACTGTTGCTGGATTAATTGGTTCAAGTTTTGGCTTAACCATTTTAAACTGGTGTAATATTAAAAATCCTAAAGCTATTGGTTTAGGAATGGGGGCTGTAAGCCACGCATTAGGTACCGCTCGTAGCTTAGAAGTAAGTTTAAAAATGGGTAGTTTTTCTTCTATCTCATTAGTCCTATGTGGTGTTTTATCTTCTCTTTTTGCCCCTTTCGTGATGAAAATTATTCTATTATTTATCAACTAA
- the bioD gene encoding dethiobiotin synthase, producing the protein MASLFIAGTDTGVGKTIVTRAFLQLLAQHNISVAPYKPIACGTDDDHLIDPNSDDYICENNKDVLILQSSCAKLFAYQEITSYSFNSFSMPIFSALGEINGINIDKLYDDLYNLEQFHRNVLVEGTHGWLTPINKEYNFEDWVKSTNMPVVLVVGIKEGCVNHAQLTAQAIRQKGVNLIGWVANRINPGLRYYPKLIELLDQKIDAPLLGEIPYIRHPAKQMLTKYIQNPQPLLQYFDKPCN; encoded by the coding sequence ATGGCATCTTTATTTATTGCAGGTACAGATACAGGTGTAGGTAAAACGATTGTTACTCGAGCATTCTTGCAGCTACTTGCACAGCATAATATTTCTGTCGCACCCTATAAACCCATTGCTTGTGGGACTGATGATGATCATCTTATCGATCCCAATAGTGATGATTATATTTGTGAGAATAATAAAGACGTATTAATTTTGCAATCCAGTTGTGCAAAATTATTCGCTTATCAAGAAATTACTAGCTACTCTTTTAACAGTTTTAGTATGCCCATTTTTAGCGCATTAGGTGAAATTAATGGTATAAATATTGATAAATTATATGATGATTTATATAACTTAGAGCAATTTCATCGAAATGTGTTGGTTGAAGGGACACACGGTTGGTTAACCCCTATCAATAAGGAATATAATTTTGAAGATTGGGTCAAATCAACCAATATGCCTGTTGTTTTAGTCGTTGGTATTAAAGAAGGCTGTGTTAATCACGCTCAGCTTACTGCTCAAGCTATTCGTCAAAAAGGGGTAAATTTGATCGGTTGGGTAGCAAATCGGATTAATCCAGGATTACGTTATTACCCTAAATTAATCGAACTGTTAGATCAGAAAATCGATGCACCATTATTAGGAGAAATTCCTTATATTCGACATCCAGCAAAACAAATGCTGACTAAGTATATTCAAAATCCACAACCACTGTTACAATACTTCGATAAACCGTGTAACTAA
- the rnd gene encoding ribonuclease D, with the protein MNKKITYQWINSHTALQEACNQASLQTAVMLDTEFVRTRTFYPKLGLIQLFDGKTVYLIDPMSIDDFSPFVELLANQNIIKVLHACSEDLEVFQHYFNQMPQPMLDTQIMAAFLGLGTSTGFAKLVQHYLDIELDKGASRTDWLKRPLSEIQLQYAAADVWYLLPVYQQLQTEFAKSDWREAIIQECQAEIDKRKQPLDVDKLYKKITNAWRLEPQQLAVLQLLAKWRYEEAKKRDLALNFVIKAEHLWKIAELQPKHTATLLEFMHPNEVRIHGKKILKLVEQGREVAPENYPSKITRLVDEEGYKQMMKALQQKLKQICPDNLDQGLLASKRQLNQLFDWIKKGQEPQQLPELLTGWREEFGKELQKVMVK; encoded by the coding sequence ATGAATAAAAAAATAACTTATCAGTGGATTAATTCTCACACAGCCCTTCAAGAAGCTTGCAATCAAGCCAGTTTACAAACAGCAGTAATGCTCGATACTGAGTTTGTGCGTACTCGCACGTTTTATCCTAAATTAGGGCTTATTCAACTTTTTGATGGAAAAACGGTTTATTTAATCGATCCTATGAGTATTGATGATTTTAGTCCTTTTGTAGAATTATTAGCTAACCAAAATATTATTAAAGTCCTGCACGCTTGTAGTGAAGATTTAGAGGTTTTTCAACACTATTTCAATCAAATGCCACAACCAATGTTAGATACACAAATTATGGCAGCATTTTTAGGGCTAGGTACATCAACAGGTTTTGCCAAATTAGTACAACATTATTTAGATATCGAATTAGATAAAGGGGCTTCTCGTACCGATTGGTTAAAACGCCCATTAAGTGAAATACAATTACAATATGCTGCCGCTGATGTATGGTATTTATTGCCCGTTTATCAACAACTACAAACAGAATTTGCAAAAAGTGATTGGCGAGAAGCGATTATTCAAGAATGCCAAGCAGAGATAGATAAACGTAAACAACCCCTTGATGTAGATAAATTGTATAAAAAGATTACCAATGCGTGGCGATTAGAACCACAACAATTGGCGGTATTACAGCTATTAGCGAAATGGAGATATGAAGAGGCGAAAAAACGTGATCTTGCTTTAAATTTTGTGATAAAAGCAGAGCATTTATGGAAAATTGCAGAATTACAACCGAAACATACCGCTACTTTACTTGAATTTATGCACCCCAATGAAGTACGCATTCACGGTAAGAAAATTTTAAAATTAGTTGAACAGGGCAGAGAAGTCGCTCCTGAAAACTATCCCTCTAAAATTACACGATTGGTGGATGAAGAGGGATATAAACAAATGATGAAAGCTTTACAACAAAAACTCAAACAGATTTGTCCTGATAATTTAGATCAAGGTTTACTGGCAAGTAAGCGTCAGTTAAATCAGCTATTTGATTGGATTAAAAAAGGACAAGAGCCTCAACAATTACCTGAATTATTGACAGGCTGGCGGGAAGAATTTGGAAAAGAATTGCAAAAAGTGATGGTAAAGTAA
- a CDS encoding CidA/LrgA family protein, with protein MLQSIIKFFISLAILFAMLHLGESINQLIPIGIPSSIWGMILLFLCLTAGIINVEWIIPSARILTRYMTLFFLPICVGIIEHKYLFSHYLNSFFLAIFLSTVISLIVITYFSQWLLNKQLKKKRYLHHQLRREKDNG; from the coding sequence ATGTTACAGTCAATTATTAAATTTTTTATCTCTTTAGCTATTCTTTTTGCAATGTTGCATTTAGGGGAAAGTATTAATCAGCTTATTCCTATTGGTATTCCGAGCAGTATTTGGGGAATGATATTACTCTTTCTCTGTCTGACGGCAGGTATCATCAATGTGGAATGGATTATTCCTAGTGCCAGAATACTTACTCGTTATATGACGTTATTTTTTCTCCCTATTTGTGTCGGTATTATTGAACACAAATACCTGTTTAGTCACTATTTAAATTCTTTCTTTTTGGCTATTTTTTTAAGTACTGTTATTTCTTTAATTGTGATTACGTATTTCTCACAATGGTTATTAAACAAACAACTTAAGAAAAAACGTTATTTACATCATCAACTTAGAAGAGAAAAAGACAATGGCTAA